The Callithrix jacchus isolate 240 chromosome 7, calJac240_pri, whole genome shotgun sequence DNA window CAACGACCTTAAATTCAGACACATTTCATTAAGGAATCTTCTCATGCAGTCTCATCCTCTGATTCCCAGAGCTCAGTCTCTTCAGCACAGGAGCACCCCAACCCCTAGCCTGGCCCTCCACATCCAGTCTACTCAAACCCCCTTTTAAAAGCAACTAATTGCTTTTGAGTCTCCAgcaccattaaaaacaaaacaacaaaaacaagaaaacccttTCCAGTTTCTACTTACCCATACCCTCTAAGTATCCCTTTAGTGCACGGAGGATGCTAAGGGTAACCGGTTTTTCACTTTAATTCCTGCTCTCCGCAGCTCCCCACAACAGGGGCTATGGAGTGACAGGGGAAGTGCCAGAGGCATCTGTTTCCTAAAACCATTATCACTCCCAGGCTTAGAAAATACTTCACAATCTTGGTCAATTCCCCCTTGAAGGTAAACTAACTCCAAATTTTCTCTGCcaggaaattaatttttgaaaacatgagGCTGCCTCTCCAGAAACTCGAATTGCACAGAGACGTTAAAGGGGCCAAGGATACAGAAAACTGTAGATAAAAATTATCCTTTGTCTAGGAAATTCCTCCCGTCTTCAAGGGAAAGTGCTCGGGATACCTCAGTGAGCTTCGCTTCCACACAGCTCAGGAGAGGCTGGACGGTCCTCCCAGTGCAGGTGTTACCAGCAGAGGGCACACTCTCTCCCCAGTCCGCCACTAGGCTCCACAGGAAATGCCAGGGCAGGGTTCAAAGGAAGGTTTATCACCCCACTTTACATAACTGGGTAAACAGAGTCAGCCAAAAGTGGAAGCAACTTTCCCAGGGAACATACAGTCAGGAAAGAGTGTGGATCTCCAGCATTTCCCCACAACGCACTGTTTGCTCAAAGACTCCAGGGATGACACTTGTGACAAAGTTTTATTAGTccccaacagaatgagaaaacataCCAGCAATTTCTTGTGTATTGAAGGGTGTCTACTGCCTATatacaactgtgtgtgtgtgtgtgtgtgtgtgtgtgacagagagagagacagaggggggagagagagagagagagagagagagagagagagagagaggtgaattCTTCTACTGCCCATTTTTGCCTGAGGACTCTCTATATTCTCAGAGTTTAGCCTCctgattttatagattttaaatgaTCTGACTTTAATGGTATTGATGACAAGTCATAATTTTTCAATACTCTTTTCGAGAAACCTAAGTCCCTTCCAAAATTaaggcacagacacacacacacacgtccatGAAACTCAAAAGTCTGAAAATCCTTGCTCTCCAGAACCCATGTCAGTTTCTTTTCATCTTGTGTTTTTCCTATGGTTATAGAATGTCCCGATCTCAGTCAGAGCCACAGAAGACCATACCTTGACTCTTATAACCGCTGTACTCGCgagtggggagtggggaacaTGGATTTATGCACGTGGTTGGCCCCCCTTAGGGGTATTTCCTGACCCTGACAGCTTGCTCTTCGTGGGTAGGTACCCAGCTCCTGTTGGAAGCCTGTGTCCACGCTAGTGTGCCAGTCTTCATCTACACCAGCAGCGTAGAGGTGGCCGGGCCCAGCTCCTACAAGGAAGTCATCCAGAACGGTCATGAAGATCAGCCTCTGGAAAGCACATTGTCTGCTCCCTATCCACACAGCAAACGGCTTGCTGAGAAGGCTGTGCTGGCGGCTAATGGGTGGACTCTGAAAAACGGTGGCATCTTGTACACTTGTGCCTTAAGACCCATGTACATCTATGGGGAAGGAAGCCCATTCCTTTCTGCCACTGTAAATGAAGCCCTCCACAACAGGGGGATCCTGCCAAGTACTGGCAAGTTCTCCACAGTCAACCCAGTATATGTTGGCAACGTGGCCTGGGCCCACATTCTGGCCTTGAGGGCCCTGCGGGACCCCAGGAAGGCCCCTAGTGTCCGAGGACAGTTCTATTACATCTCAGATGACACACCTCACCAAAGCTATGATGGCCTTAATTACACCCTGAGCAAAGAGTTCGGCCTCTACCTTAATTCCAGTTGGAGCCTTCCTCTATTCCTGATGTACTGGATTGCCTTCCTGCTGGAAGTAGTGAGCTTCCTGCTCAGCCCAATTTACACCTATCGACCCCCCTTCAACCGTCACACAGTGACGCTGTCAAATAGCACGTACACCTTCTCTTACAAGAAGGCTCAGCGAGATCTGGCATACAAGCCACTCTACAGCTGGGAGGAAGCCAGGCAGAAAACCATGGAGTGGGTTGGTTCCCTTGTGGACCGGCACAAGGAGACGCTGAAGCCCAAGACTCAGTGATTTAAGGATGATGGAGATGCCCACGTGGGAGGATGTCATCAAGCTCCATCCTCCTGGCTTCACACAGAAGGTGACAGGAGCACACGCCCAAGTCCTGCTGCTCCTTTCACACAATGGCCAAATTGTCTTCCTCGTGTCATCAAAACCTGCGCAGTCACTGACCCAATCAGAAGCTTTCGTCCTACTCATAAACCAGAGGACACACAATGTGATTTGCTGTTTCCAAATCTCTGTGGCTGATTCTGAACCATTTGGGGTCTCTTTTACCTTGAGGGTCTCTTGACTACTACAGCTCCATTTTCCCTCTTAAATGAGaaagcatttcttttatttttaatcttccaTTCCTTCACATAGTTTGATAAAAAGagcaataaatgtttaaatgtttaacgTGGAGGGAGATGTGGATTTTGTTAATAcatcctttcctcctttcctttcttttccaggtGTTGCCATCGCCAATGCAGAAGAGTAGCATAAAACCTGGGTTGCGGGGAGGGCAGAGTAGTGAGAGGGCCAGGAACGGGGGATGACTCCATAAGCTTCACTACTTTTCAGGCATGTTCAGCATGACCTACTTATAAcatatattacctcatttaatactCATCAGAAGCCCATcaggtggaaggtgggaggtgactattcccattttaccagTGAGGAAACTTGTTAGCAGTCACACTAACTGATTCGTGGCTAGGCGTGCTACCCTGCTACCTGGAAAGTCCTTATCTTTCCATGGAAACATGCAG harbors:
- the LOC100387484 gene encoding 3 beta-hydroxysteroid dehydrogenase/Delta 5-->4-isomerase type 1, yielding MTSWSCLVTGAGGFLGQRIVRLLVEEKELKEIRVLDKAFRPELREEFSKLQSKTKLTMLEGDILDEPFLKRACQDVTVVIHTASIIDVLGAIHRESIMNVNVKGTQLLLEACVHASVPVFIYTSSVEVAGPSSYKEVIQNGHEDQPLESTLSAPYPHSKRLAEKAVLAANGWTLKNGGILYTCALRPMYIYGEGSPFLSATVNEALHNRGILPSTGKFSTVNPVYVGNVAWAHILALRALRDPRKAPSVRGQFYYISDDTPHQSYDGLNYTLSKEFGLYLNSSWSLPLFLMYWIAFLLEVVSFLLSPIYTYRPPFNRHTVTLSNSTYTFSYKKAQRDLAYKPLYSWEEARQKTMEWVGSLVDRHKETLKPKTQ